The segment TACAGGAAGGTGCTGCAAGCAATTACAGACTAATTGCATCATAATCTCAATATTGCTGAAGAATAAGCACATGTTTCAAGCAGCTTCTGTTTGCATGGAAAAGCATGCGTTGTCATTGCATGAAGGACTTCATCATTCCCATGATCCACATACCATTGCTTTTCATATCTGATTTAGCAGCAGgcagttacatttttaaaaagacccCCATAAACACCCCAGCActcttgaaaattttcaaatcTCCCACCTTGAGAAGCTGAAACATTCAGGTGTGGGGAAGAGAAAACGAGGACTAAGCCACCATGGCACCATTATTCATAGAGCAGATCTTTGAGAAGGACGATGCAGAGCTGGTGACATGATGTCAGTGACACCATCTGTGAACCACAAGTGTTTGGCAGTGTGGTGAAGCTGTGATAAGTTTTTCTAGGCTGAACTTAAATTTTGTGAGCAGTTGCTTACCATGATGATTAAAACTACCTACTCTGAAGAAGTATACCTGTCATTCTCTGATTCTGGAGATCTAGtaaaatgctttccaaaaatAGTCTTGATAGTATGTGTGCAGGACAGAGGATGAAACCTTTTTCCATACATATTTTATAGGGCAAATGGTGTTGGAAACACACGATGGCGTTATGTTGACAAGTGATTGTCCCTCACCATGAGTGCATGCTGCTCCTGTCTCCTCCCTTGCACAAGTCAGCTAAATATTAAACAACTGATGGTATATTGTGACATGCTGTCACAATATCAACACAAGGGGAGGGCAGAAATGAGGTCTGGGCTGTAGTGTTTTCAAAACCCTGCTACTCTTCCTTAGTActaggaaaaaggaagaaggaaattttttttttccctcccctggtAGGAAAGGGTATGTTTTTTCACTGTACTGCAGAGTCCAGCTccagggctctgtgctggctgctgtcTGAATGGGCCAGTGTTTTGGCAAGGCTCTGGCTTGGCTCTTAGCCCATGCTGTTGTCCTTCTGCTTTGTTGGTGTGCTTGGACAGCTTCCAGAGCTAGGTCACTTGCAGTCCCACTGGTCTGGCACTGGTAACAACCCCTCTTCACAATGGCAGtggttttcttctgtcactTTCAGAGGggaggtttgatttttttatgacTAACAGTACAGAGATACTTGATTCTTTTGCGATGGGCTTAGCTGGAATACATGGGTGTTGTGATCGGCCCATAACTACTTTGTTGTGGAACAAAGCTGTGTCATTCACCAGAGGTCACTTCAAGGAAATTTTCACCTTATGAGCCATTCATTTGTTATTTGTTCTGCTGTGTCTGTTCTCAAACTTAAGCATTACTTTAAGCAGTCACTTTATGGTGTGAAGAACAAAATCAATAGCAAATCATTGATTGCATCATTTGTGATGGGCCTGGGAGTCAGGCTTAGTTTGGAGAACTTCATGGGTAGAGATTGAAGGGAGAAGGAGGGTTGAAAAGGACCCTAGGTcggtctgtcttttttttttttttttttaccttaccTCTTGCAAGTATTGACTGTGTAACTTGGTGTTTCTTTTACCTTCCCTAAGAGTTCTTTTACTGCTTGGTTGGTAActcttttatcctttctttttctcctgttctttctgcttttgctttttttttgtatacaCTTACTTGGGGCTAGCTGCATATATGGAAAGTAAGAGGTGGGCTATGCCTTGACACAGAAGTCCAGAGAACTGAGACTACAGCAACATCTTTCtctggcaggaaggaaggaggttGTTTCTCATCCTTCCAATCCCTTACTAGATTAGGAGCATTTCCCCTCAGATAATTTTTGTTGTCCAAATCTATAGATTGGTATGCATTTTATGTGCAGTACTACTGAATTTTAGAGCACAAAATCAAGGGCTTTTAAGCACTTCAGTGCCACAGTGTTGTACATATCTAAGTTAAAGACGACTATTTATTGTTTTGTTAAACATTCTTGGTAGCCCTCTACTATTTTTACCATGCAACCTATTTCTTTTTGAGGGCATTCATACCTGTATGCAAACAGATTGTGCAGAACTGTGTGTGTCGGGTATGGAGCATCAGGGTTTAAAAATGGGATTCTATTAATCTGTAGTAATTTGTATTGCATTCtgaatgtgtttggttttttctaaTTTGTTGTTCAAGTGGCTAGTTTTGGTTAGTGTGCAGGTCTCTTGAAGTGCAGTAGCACAAAGTGTTGTGTGCCTTAATCTTGCGTCCTGTTGAATTTAGGGTGAGCCAAAGGCTTACTCTTTCTATTGAAGATAGGGGAATAAAATCTCCATGCCCTGAGGTTGTATGGCTTGTGCAGTGACCACATTGTTCCGGGGAACTATGCAGTGTGTGTGGAAGTGAGGGGTTTGCATGCATGTATaactcctccttttttccaaaCTCCTTCTGCACTTGCACTCCTTGAGAAGCAccccttttctgctttcatgaAATGAAGTTTATGCTCTTCTGACTTGTAAAGCTGTCCAGAGAAGGTATAAAGGGGCAACTATTGCTCACTGGAATATAAAGGAATGGTACCACATAACTGTGGCAGTAGCAGCAGATTGAACAACTTGGTGGTTGTCAATTGAACTGTTTACTGAATCATGGTTTTGGCATGCTTCCATACCTGATGTGCTACAAATGCAAAGGTGAGAGGAATCCTGTCCTGCTCTCCATCATTCAACAGTCCTTCCTGGGAGCTGTGAAGACAAGGCAGTACTCATTGGCCAAAGGAAGTGCATAACCTCCTAATTTGCTGCATGCCCGTTCCTCTTTATGCACTTCTCTTTGCACATGTGGGGGTATAATCATCACCAGAGTTTGTTGcatttgtaatgtattttttattcctttttgctAGCTGGCTTGCCTTTTGCAATTCTCGGTTCAAGACGTGTCCCCTTCCAGAGAGGAGTTTTCTGTAGTGATGAATCCATCCGATATCCATACAAAGAGGACACCATTTCTTATAAATTGTTAGCAGGAATAATTATTCCTTTCAGTATAATTGTTGTAAGTTAAACTTTTCTTCATTGcatttgatttcagtgggggtgggggagagggaggaggggcAGTCTGTTAATACAGACTTTAAAAACTGTGTTCTCTAAGATTTCTCAACTTCAAAATAATGTCATTAGACCAGGTGCTAAAGCAGTAGAAATGGTGTTCTGGCAAgaataatgaaaagattttctaTAATTGAGGTCAAACAACTAGAATtatgtaacagaaaaagaataccTTAGAACCATGGTGGCTTAATTGTATGGTCTGAAAGATAAAAACCTTCCTCCTTTACTGTATCAGTGAAGAGTAACACTAATGTATTTGAATCACTGTCAAGATTTTCTATTTTGGGAGGTACTACCTGCAGAATATGAGTTTGCATGACCTGTTAAGTCAGTATGTTTTATCTGCTGCAGAGTTATCAGAAGTACTTATCTGTGTGGAAATGTAACAAcagataacatttttttaatagaaaaatgttaTGACTTCCAATCAGAACTTAACAAAAGCATACCTAgaataaaaagaacaagaatGGGTATTTTCCCGAAAGTCAGGATAGAACAGCCCATTGTGTTAGAGTTACTGCTAGGGCTCACTTTCATATTGCACCTAACGGGCTTGAAGACTGGGTAatgttctccttccctcctcttcaGATCAGTGATCTGCATAGATTGCCTCTGCAGCTCCAGTTAAGAGATCTCCCTCTTTGACCACAGCTCCTAGCTCAGCTGAGCTGGCTCAAATGTATAGTGATTCTGTGTCCTTAAGATTTAATTACATGCTGTCAGCTGAGCTAACCTAATAGCTTACTATGGACAAAAGGTGAGATCCCACTATTAatcctgtctttttcttcttctggtgGCTTGTCTGAACCACTATAAACTAGTGAAACTCCTTAACCTGGCAGAAAACAGCATCTTTGAGCTAGGTTGAGTGGAAAGACTCCTGGAAGAATACCAGATGAGTACCAGTGCTGGTACAAAAAGTGGTGGGGGCATGGGCAGAGGGGAGAGCTGAACCTCATCAGTTAACCATTTAATGTCCTAAGTCTCATGGGACTGCACTTCAGTTCCAGCCAATGGGCCTTCAACAGGGGCCTCAAGATGTCTGTCCAGAAGTACTAAAAAGCATCAGACCCCACTCATGGTGCTGGGTGACatcccagctcatcacagctaCACTTTAGGCAGAGTTACAACTTTCTATGCCAAATAAGATCGTTAagtgtataaatatttatcCAAGTGTGTTTTGGGAATCAAAGCTGGAAAAGGAGCAGCTAAATGTAAACCTCAGTATTGGCCAGCTGTTTCCCTGGGCAAACAGGTTAAAATCAGGAGGGGTATTATGGCAGTCTCCGCTGCTTCTTGCGTAAGGACTGCATAGACTTTTATCTAGGTTCCAACTAGGTCAGCTTGTAGCTTATGTTTGTTCTTGGGTGGAATTTTTTTGCATAACTGTAGAAATGTGTGACTAGGAATCAAAACTGTGACTTACCTAGTTTTCCTGTTCTTGGAAAAACTGCTTCAAAAACTTACAGAAATACTTATGGAGCAGATAAAACTTGGTTTTTGAGTGTTCTGTTAACTGGCAAGTGGTTTATGCTAAAAGAATCCAATCTTTTAAGATAGGACTTCTTTTCACACTGTTATATAGTAACATGGTATGTTACTACTGTATCAGCTAAGAGTAGCAGTCACAACTGAAGTCCATATGGCTTGTTACCTCTTTTCTAGTAGTGGCTGAAACAGATGGGTGAGGAAGAACTGAAGAATACAGCAAGCAAAGGTTGATGTTTTGCCCTCTGTACTTTGCTACCAGTCATTTGCAGCTCAGGGACTTTCAAATCAGAAAGGGCTTCAATgaatacagtaatttttaatggatgtatttcctttgaaattattCAGTTTCCATATGAACCTGTATGAACATTTAGCTAATAAAGTTAACATCGTAACACCAGGGATCATCTTTTTTATGAAATCAGGCTTTTCTGTCAAGATTGCTTTGAAGTCAGATGGTGAAAGCAAGTGTTGATGTCCTTTGCTCAATGCTTAGATAATTGAAGATGAATACATTTTGCAGGTACTGGATATCTGGATGCAGACAACATTGACATCACCggattttttttgtcaccaCAACTGAGAGAAGTGACCTTCTGGCACGTTTTACAGCAGTGTCCCTTTAAAAGGGATTCATTATTTACCAGTTGTGGCTGTGATATTTCTGATCAGCTATCTTTAAGTTTATATCCCCATGTCTCTGGGATAGGTAGATTCTGTATAAAAGCTTACCAACATCTACTTCACTGAAAACTCTCAGCTTTAGTCCATGCTCTGGTGATTGTGTGCTTCAGTCCATGTTTCAATATGGTGCGGGCTGTAAAACTTCAGTGTTCACACATCTGATGGGATTGTCTGTTTGCTTTGATGTGCAAAGCTGCTGACAGCTATTTTGTCTGCCCACGTGTCAGTGTGTCTAATAACGGCTTCATTCACCAAAGGTCTGGTTTGCTGGGATTCTGCACTTGTCACTCTCAAGTGACAGATGGAGCCATCACTTAACCTTTACAGAATTTTTGAAGATCACTTCACATACATGCATATAGCTCCCCACCCATCTGATAACCTGTATGAGTCAAGCCTTTCTGTTCAAAATGGGACTGTCTGGTTCAACATCCAACCAGTCTGGGGTGAAGTTGGCTTAAGGAAAAACTTACTTTCTGCAAAAGATAaagtttcaggaaaacaaaattaaatcttgCTTTCTTGTCAACACTTGATACATGTACTCTGGGGATTCAGGGTGAAAAAATCCTTGGAAAGACCTCAATTTTCCTGAGGAAtaggatttttctttgtttaaataacTGGAAAATGGAGTCTAGACCCTTCAATACAGTCTCTtgcttcacaaaaaaaccccagtaactttataatgaaatagaaaaagaatagaaaagtTTAGCTGAATAAGATATAATAATGGAGAAGACATTGTGAACTAGAGCCATGCCAAGTAATACAGATAAATGTTACTCTGAGAAGtttttgattttcagaataCTTAAAACAAAGACAAGTTCAACATGCAGCAGGGTAAGGTACAAGGGGGTTTTTTCTACATAAAATGTTTAAGGTTTGGGCATGGTTACTGCTGACTCTTGGAAAATTTAAATTTCCAGTTAAATGTTTGTAAAGATTATTAACCTGTGAGTCTACCTGTCTGAGTACTAGCAACAATGAGTagtatctttctttttaagtgaTTATCTTTAACTGTTgtccttatttctttttcagataatCCTAGGAGAGactctttctgtcttttacaATCATTTGCACTCCAATTCATTTGTCAGAAATAACTACATAGCCACTATTTACAAAGCCATTGGGACCTTCATTTTTGGAGCAGCAGCTAGCCAGTCATTGACAGACATTGCCAAGTATTCCATAGGTAGACTGCGCCCTCACTTCCTTGCCGTGTGCCAGCCCGACTGGACCCGAATTAACTGCACTCTAGGTTACATTGAGAACCTCTCTTGTCAAGgagacaaagcaaaaatcaatGAGGGAAGGTGAGTAACtaatttctgttggttttttttttttttttttacaatatgtGGGTCATGTTCAGTTTTgactttctgtttctgaaatgtctgtGCATCCTGATGAAGAGTTTGAAATCTGCCTTCAAAATTGGATGTGGAGTAGCAAGGGAAGTGGCTCAGGTTGAGAATGAAAGCCAACAAACCTGGATGTATGCATATAAAATATGGAGGACTGTTAAAAAGAATCTCTGCCCCATTTTCTCATTATTAGGCATTTCATTAAGGTAAATACTTATGTACCAGTTCAATTGCAGCAAGATAGTGGGGAGACAAAATGAAGCACCTGAAACACATCAGAGTTTTGTCACCTACAAAGAACAGTGAGTTCTATTGGAAATGTTAAAGTATGttcagaataatttctgtttagAGTTGCTTAAGCTTTTTTGGAAGCTTAGCTTTAGAGAAACTCCTTGCcattctttttccagaagacCTAGATACcctgttagattttttttctctgtgtccGTGGTTTTAACTACATGTGTATAGGTTTTGCTCATTGTCCTCTGTGCTCATATGATGTTCTAGTACGTGTCCCCTATGGAACTTCCAGTAGCATGCATGGTATTCCTCAGCAGCCACAGGGGAATGCTGCATATTAATTTGGTGGGTGACCAGGTCCAGCTCCGAGTCACACACAGCAGCTGTCCAGCAGTGCCAGGATCAGTCTGTGTTTTGTATGGCTGTTGGTAGCAGAAGAGCAATTGTACAGATAGGTAGTATAGGAGATAATCCTAAAATGAATAACTTCATGCAGGTACTAAAtagactgttgtggtttaaccctggctgcCAACTAAGCcctacacagctgcttgctcactccccccacccccagtgggactggggagagaatcagaagagtagaagtgagaaaactcttgggttgagataagacagtttaacagggaaagcaaaagctgcgcacagaagcaaagcaaaacaaggaattcattcaccactacttaccagcaggcaggtgttcagcctctccaggaaagcagggctccattgTGCATTATGgttacttggaaagacaaatgccatcactccaaacatacccccccctttcttcttcccctagcTCTATATGGTGAgcatgacgttctatggtatggagtatccctttggtcagctgtcctggctctgcttcctcACAGCTGCTTGTgtacctgctcactggcagaaaatgccttgatttagagtaagcactacttagcaacaactgaaagaTCAGTTTCTCAACATTATCctcataccaaatccaaaacacaccACTGtgccagctactgagaagacaattaactctatcccagctgaaaccaggacacagacAAATTGAGGGATTTTTTTGAGAGATTGACATAGAAGAGTGTGCTTCACATGCAGCTTTTTTGTATTACTAATGCCCATAATCATGCTTAGTTGAAGATATTGTACTTTCTTGAAGATATTCTAGACAATGATGGACTTGCCTTGCCTGTGTGAAGCCCTGTAGAGTGAGAATATCCACTCATCAAGGTGTAACTTCAATCTGTTCCAGGAAAATTGATGTACTTGTGAAGACATTTAATGGTCACTTTCCATATTGCTGTCAACTTCAGTTTCTGGAAAGAGGCAGGATAAACAAAGGAGGATTTTCATGAACTATAGAAAACAAAGACTTTCTAAACAGCATGTGTGCCAGACTTTTAAATGTTACTGATTTCTCAAAGatttgacttcagcagaagaACCTTAATTGAAATAAAGGAGATGCAGCCTCCCCCAAGATAAGAAATTGTCTTGGTGTAATGTCAGCTTTACAAATTTTAGTGTGGTGAGTTAGCAGAAGTGCCAAACGCTAACTCTTTAGAGTTTAAAAATGGCAACCTGTAACACAAGGTAGGAgggaaatacagattttgtttATTACATTGTGGTGGAGGTAAAATGTTCAGACTTTTTTGCTTCAACTTGCTAGAagtggtatttatttttattctacgTGAAAAGATACTTGTCTATGTTTCAAATGGAATGAGTCTCTAAAAGTTGCACATCTTCAGGTCCTTTGAAACCAGATTGTATGGCTTTCAACATGAAACGGTGGGGTCAAAATTCGATTTTGGCATATCTCTGACTCTTCAGGTGAACTTCTGCATCGATCTAAAAATACTTCTCAAATGcgaagagggaaaaggagggcATTTGAGTTCATTGTAATGACTAAAATGGTCCTGAAATAAAGCTGTTGTTTAGGAATGCTGAAAAAGAGTTCTTATCCTCAAACAAGGAAGCAGATTTTTGTTGTATGAGAATAACAGGGAGGAGCAACAACATAGTGATCTGCTTAGCTTTTGTTTGTCTCTGTGCAACTAGTGCAGTGAAATCTGACTTCCACATTGGAAGCAAGATTTGTCTGTCAACTCTTAACTGGTGAGCTGTTAGGTTTTTATTCTCAGCTACTCTTCTGTTCCCTCTTTCTGTTGTCCCTGTTGCTTCTCAAAAGTGATGCAAGAGGGGTTCTCCTTTTTGGTCAAATCTTGCCTTGAAGTGATGACTTCAGTGTGAGCTCACCTGTGGTGCTTTTGTGCTCAGCTGGGGCTTTTCCATGCCCAGGAAGCTGTAAATTGAGTGGTCAGAGAAGGGTGGATCAAAGTTGGGCCATCCTCCTGTAGAGGTGGGTGTCATGGATGCAGTGACCCATCCAGTAAATCATTCTGGGTTCCCTATGGAAACTGGTCCCTAATTAGAAAGGGTAGTTTCAATGATCTTGGGTCATGTGACTACATACCTTAACAGTTAATAAGCCACCAAGAAGTGGAAATTTGATTGCAGTGAGTTTTACAGCAAGTTGGAAGAGGTCAGTAGGCTCTGAAGTGGTAGCCCAGAGGTGAATTTCTGGATCAGCTGGACAGAATTATTAGTGGCAAACTTAACACCATTTATGCTTATTTGCATACAATAAATATGCAGGTAGAAATTccaagaaagaacaaagacagGACAACCAGTGTTGCATATAAAATCACGTTCTGAACTGAACCTGTTATTCCTGTGTAGTAGTAGagcttaagatttttttttgaatatttttagaGATTTATGCTCAGTTATACAGTCAAAAAAACAAATCTTTGTTTACTACTTCTTAACTCATAGCAGGAAAACAATGCTTCCAGTGTAAAAAGCCACTGTGCTTACACTATGCGTATTGTactcttctgttttgttctttcctcccttttcatAATATCTTACTTATCAAAAGTATAAAATAGTTTTGCTACACAGCATTCCTGAGTAGATCAGAGCTCTTGCTCTGAACTAGAGTAAGTGGATGTGTTTTGAAGAGATTGGTGTGAGGTTGAAGTCTCTAAAGAATGCTTTGGAAGTGGTACAGAAGAAGTTAAGTAATCAACAGTTGTTCCCATTTCACCCTACTAGTACAACTGGAAGGTGAAACATCTGAAGtagtttcttatttttatttttccccacatgAAGATAAAGTAAACTGTGGAACTCTTTGCTGTGCTAGGATGTGTAAGTGTATATGTAggttccaaaagaaaaaacacacaaaaccccaaccaacccaacaaaacaaacaactacaaaaaaaccaaaaccacaaacaaaaaaacccaaacaaacttctagaaaagtaaaaccaagaaaacaaccAATGTTTCTGGAAGCCTAAGTTATAGTTGGAGGTTGAGAGTGTTTTGGGTAAGCATCATTGCATATTTTGTCCCAGTACTGTTTTATGCAAATCTGATAACTTGTAACTCTTTGCATAGATCTGCTATGTTACAGCATCCAGGCATTGGGGGAAAGATAATCATTAgccttatttttattgttgatCAGTTAAAGTAGTATTAAAGTACATGATAAAATACATACATGGTTTATCATTAATACAAACCAATGGACTCTTATGCTTGGCCGTCTACGTTAATAAAGTGCCTGTTGGTTTTGGTTAGTTTcagtaagattttattttctacaccTGAGCTTGATAAGCTCAGTCTTGCTGACTTAAGTATCTTGTTTACTCCGTACCATGCTGAAAACAGAGTCCTCTTCAGTTTTAAATAGCTTAGGTTCTCCTTGACAACTTCTATAGTGTTTGCACTTTCAGCACTACTGGTGGCTAAACTGAGGATCACACACACAGTTGTGTGCTTAGTAAATCTCATTCATATTTGTTGAAAGATGCACATAAGACCTGGCATATATTACTTGAAAATATGTAGCTCTTGCAGATCTCTAAAATAGGCATGGAAGTAACTAGTTATATTAAATTGCTAGTTAAGTATTAGCATTAGAAACTacttctgtgtgtctctgtaaGACAGCCCTTTCTTCAGGCAGTCTTTGGCATTGAAATCAAACTAGATGCAGAAGCTTGGTACAAGGTGCTTCACGACAGTTTGCTGAGGGTGAATGATGTACATGAACTGCATTCTCAAGCATCTATGAAGGTGTTGCTAGGTTTGATGTCAACTAGTTATGTGTAGAGCTTTGCAACATTCCGCTTGCATAAATACGAAGAGTAGTAACTCAGTAAAGGTGCTTGGGCTGTGAAGgtgattttattgttttgagTATCAAGATGGTAAAGTTCTCCTTGAAGCACGTAACACAGTTGAGTAAgacacatattttttaaaatttcattgcACTGGGCAGAAGGGTACAGGACTTGTcatgctgtttctctgctgggGGACAGTGGCATGTTTCATTTAGTGTTTTAGAAAAGTTTGATAAACAAGCACAAATTTTAGTGTCTTAAGAATGAAATCAAAGCCAATAGGTCTTCATGTGATCTGGTGCTAGCAATTAGCATGCCACTGTTAGTATGCCATTATGGATTGTCTCTAAGGTACTTTATTTAGCACCTATAAAGGTAATGATTTGCCAAatggctgtttcttttccaaatagCAAAGTAGGGCTCAGTAAAATAGGTGGGTGTGCTGGCAGGCTATAACCCTGACCAGGCAGGGGTGTGAGTGAGCGCTCCCTGCTATTCTCTGATCTCTGGCTTTTGTAGCTCCCATACTTTTTTCAATTCATCCTTCTTTTTTGGCTTGCTACTGCTTACCTTGGCCTGGCTTTGAGTGGCTTGCCAAGACACCCAAATCCCTCAAAGAGGGGTAGGCAGAGAGGATGCCAGAGGACAGATGATGACTTCCTTATTGGTAACTAAAGGGCAAACCTGTCTGTTCCAGCCAGTCCATGGCACAGTGTTCCGTGCATTCCATTTGTTAGCATTCTTGCATATGAAAGACTTGATTGAAACAACTGTGTTCAACAACAGGAGCtgtgaattaatattttactgttCCTCTGGTGAGTATCCTTTGCTGTACTTGTTTATCTGTCTAAAATGAGTTTATAAACAGTGAAGCTTGACTGTCTTGTAGAGTAACAAAGTAGAACATTAAAAGTGTCTCTTTTTCTCTAGTACGTGAATTGTGAAGTAAGTCTTAAACACTCAGAAACACTTGATTTGTCTGGAAAAAATTTTTTAGGCTTCTGGAAGTGGGGAGGAAGGCAACTTAAAAGCTCTTTGCGTAGTTACACTTAAGTGTATTAGGCTTCATGACTTCCAAGATGGTGATGGGGTGCCTTCTAACTGTATTGTTAGACTGTACTAATGTATTGTGTGGCAATGTTAACTGATTGTTCCCAACTAATACTGAGCAGTCAGGAGTTGCTAATTCTACCTGGATCACTTTTGTGCAGACAAGCACTGGTAATCCCTAGGTAGCAGGATCTGGAATCCAGAATTCCAGGTTTGACCAGGCCAGCCTGAACCTGGAAAAGGTCGGTCTTAACTGTGTCTGTAAACTTGGAGTATCATCTTAAGCAAAGAATGAGTATTTCTTAGTGTTGTAAAATCCAATCTCCAAGACAGTAAATGTGGCTTAGATAAATGTtctgtctgggtttttttggggagCATGGGAACTTAGTCATGGCACCGTAGGCTTTTCTCTCCAGTTTCATAAAATCCTTTCTACAAGCTGGTAAAACCTAccagaaatcaaaacagaacCCCCAAGCCcttcaacagaaaaaacccaagctaGAACAAAACCTTTCCCAAAGTAAGAATAAAGAACCTTCAACAAACCAAGCTTCTGGTGTTGAAGAGTTGTGCGTAACTGCAAGAACACTTGAGTCTCTTAATTATCAAACAATGTAGCAGGTACTATAGACAGCTTACAGTATTTTTAGAACTTAATTTAGGATTGTGCTGTCACTttgattttatatatgtataaaatcaTGTTATAAACTTGGCAGCACAA is part of the Falco biarmicus isolate bFalBia1 chromosome Z, bFalBia1.pri, whole genome shotgun sequence genome and harbors:
- the PLPP1 gene encoding phospholipid phosphatase 1 isoform X2 — translated: MFDRTRLPFVALDVVCVVLAGLPFAILGSRRVPFQRGVFCSDESIRYPYKEDTISYKLLAGIIIPFSIIVIILGETLSVFYNHLHSNSFVRNNYIATIYKAIGTFIFGAAASQSLTDIAKYSIGRLRPHFLAVCQPDWTRINCTLGYIENLSCQGDKAKINEGRLSFYSGHSSFSMYCMLFLALYLQARMKGDWARLVRPTIQFGLIAASIYVGLSRVSDYKHHWSDVLTGLIQGAVVAVLIVVYVSDFFKVRGCTFQPKEDSHTTLHETPTNGNHFGSNHQP